In Synchiropus splendidus isolate RoL2022-P1 chromosome 7, RoL_Sspl_1.0, whole genome shotgun sequence, the genomic window GATGAATCCCCAACTATCGCCCAGACGTATTGAAAATAGGCCTAACTTAAATATAGAGTGCATGGTATGGATGGGccataacttatcgtacacgacatACCGCCAaacacgatgacaattctgcatctctcGATAAATTCGAGAAACACGCTGCTCacttgctgcattggacttggaTACATGGACAGGAAGCTCAGTGgagtttgacagccgacaccggggTGTGACAGTTGGAGAGTGTCGTGggctttggttcacgatcgtagttttaaacttatcttcagtacagggaacctttgatcatgacattgGTCAACTCTGAGCCTCTGGATCAGTTGTTGTATTGTTAgcggtcctcataggttctctgacgcggtcgtctgccttggttcatatcaacacatgcaggtctcctggcgcctcggcgaaacaccctggtgaaaatagttggatagtggacggagctccgctctggTGTTGCCGacggcgtcctcttctgcgtccccattagggttcaccgATCACtgacactctcacaggcagcactaatggtacgacccagcatcagttaggaaccatcaacaaattctaaagcagtCAAAGTATtaatgaaatcttcaataaggcaatgaaaaacaatcattttaggagagagaattgtgaaaaggtttttcatcacacaagacaaatgactctgaatagaatatgactaaatgatcattcattcacgttatttctaatatttcttcaatagcatggAGAGAATGTGTCCATAGttgaagtcaactgttaagagacatgagatacagcagacagactgctccgacagctttatttaggggttaaattgagccgtctgtcagacaccagcggcttctaccagagacgtgaaacattgactttctcatctctacacttagttaactattatatttaaacataaataaataatgatgttggaggcaaactccactaataagtttcatcataaaacaatttgaagagagactgtagtgtgtccaacacatggaatacaATGGAAATGTATTCAGCGTaataattatcttttttttttaataattatcaaaatgacaaaaaattttgtccatatcgcccatccctagtgtaTGGTATGGTcctaaaaaaacattcaaagctTTCATGGTGGAGGATAAATAAAGTAGTTTTTGCTGGTAAACATCTTAGTTGTAAGTAAACTTGAAGGTGAAGGTTTGGCTATATTTTTGCTGAACTTCACAGTGAGGACATTTGTTAGTGGACGCAACCTGCAGTCACCCTGGCGCCGGCCGTGTTTCTCCACAGTTGacctctcctctttttttttttgctatggaGTCGATCTGGACCGCAGTTAAACGGAACCCTCCTCTTGCTTCATccaaacaaacactgttttgaACATGGTCCGATGTGATCAAAGCTGGTGGTAAGTGGAGATACGGGCTTGGCAGAAGTGAGAGAGAAATTGCTTTTTGATGTGCCAAAGCCATCCCTTCGCTAATAAGTCGAAACTTCTTCAACCTGCTTATAATTTCGGAGGGCTAATAAATGAGCAAGGGCATTTGAGGCGCTCCTCTCTGATTTGATTAATAGGCAAGCTTTCTGGTGGTCCTCTAGATGTGGTGCTGCGCTCGGCCCCTATCTCTCCTGGCTTCTTCCCATCACACCTCCAGCTCCCCTCGCGCTCCTGTAATCTGGCCGTCTGCCTTTGCTTCATGTGATCAACACGATTTGACCTCTCACTTGGAGGGAGTGTGGAGAATATAATGGATTTTTTCTACAGTCTAATCTAACCAGTTCCCTCTTTATTGCTGTTTGGTACCCAGCGGACCCCGTCTCCGCCAGGCCTCCCCCATCCTCCGCGCTCACACCAGGAAAATGAGTTCATCAGGATTCAAAATGTTCTGCAAGCTAATTAAAGGAGTGTTAATTGAGTGTTCAGAATTTGGTACCCCCTTCCCccaaacgcacacacagacacgcagagTTGTGCAGGTTGCAATGGCTGTGACAGAAGTCCCGGGTACTCCAAGGACGTGGTGCTCGGGGAGTTTCATGCCAATCaaaaaaggaggagaaaagagTCCTCCGACTGGAATGGGATTTCTAGATCATATCATGGCCTACTGCGGATCTGGCCGGCTCTCCGCTGCCATGTTATCCGGTCCTAGCTCTGCTATCTGGAGCCACTGGAGAGAGCGGCGCCGCGCAGATAGCCTCTCGCCGCATGCGCCGTGCTAATGAGGGTTGGCATTTAGAGATGTGCTGCTCTGACACATGGGCATTGTGTACCAGGAACCGGATTATTAAGGACGAAGGTCAGCACATTAATTGCCTTCCTTCCAACTCCGCTCTCAGGCGCATGAACTCCCCAAACTGCTGCATGTGCTGCACGACTTCATCTCGTTTGCCAGGATCATTTCTTTAAAGAATATCTCAGGTTTCTCATTTAAAATCGCCAAGGATTCCTGTTTACTATAAGCTGTTTTCATGCGCTCGTCTCCCGCActcaggaaaagaaaacatattcTTCCTTCCTCAGGGGAAATAATTAATCCTTACAAGGCTGTCGCATGTCGAAATGAAGCGAGTGTGAAGCATTTAGCCCAGGAGGCATTGCAGGCTGTCGCCCGCACAGGCACCTGTTGTTGTCCCTGCCCTACATTTCATGAGCAGAGGATAACAACATGCTCCACTGGCAGATGAGACACACCGTTGCAGATACAGATGCTacagtgtgtctgtctgtctgtctataggCACTGTTTAAAAGGCCTAATTTCTGTTTTCATGCATTGTGTCTGCGTGTGCACAGGTGCAGCAAACTCCCCCCCTCTTCTCCGCTGTACGACGAGGTGAAGGCTCAAACAAAAGAGCTACCACTGTCTGCTTTGAGGGTGTTTATCAGCCTGCACCATCTGTGTGCCGCTGCGCTTAGCTGTGATCTACAGCCGCCTAAACCAATAAGTTGCAGAGTGGCAGCCTTTAAAGCCACCGTCTCCTTCAGCAGCCCCGTCCTCCGTTACAGACTTACTGCCGCCAAGACGAGAGATGTGGAGACCTGGCACATCAAACACAAAGTGATGCTCGGGGAGAAATTATTCCCCGGGTTTGTGACCGTACTCGGAGTAATCAACTTTGCCATAGAGTTTATACCATGCAAGTTCTCTAAAAGGGGAGCTTGAATCAGAAGCATCCAGATGCTCatttgcctcctcctcctcctcttcttcttctcggtGCCTGTGGGTTCTAATAACCGGAAGCCTTTGTGGAGCTGAGATGGGTTTTGTAGGCCTGAAAGGCCTCTAATCCCTGTGGCCTGTGAAGTGTGAAACCCTTTGATGCCAGGTTGGTGTGCCAAAGGCTCTGCCTATTGACAAACAAGGGCCGAGCTGGAAAAAGCCGGAGAAAGACAGTTTTTCCCTCTCGCTCAGAAGAAGTGCATTGCTCAGGCGAGGAAAATATGGATTCAGCCACTGCGAAGGGATAGAATTAGCTGCCCTTTAATGAATTTGCTGGCTGTTTTAGAGCCTTTTCCCTCATGTGGCAGTAATTAGGAGGTATTGATGGGCACATTGCAGCTGGGGGGGCGGAGGGCACCCAGCCTTCATGTGCCTGAAAGCCAAGTATCTCCCTCATTTACACCGTGTGATGATCAAAGGTGTTTTCGGCCGGTGTGTGAATAAAAAAGATCAGAAAACAACATTGCCATTCCACTTACACGCGGACCGGCCCTGAGTGTTTTCCCTCTTCCACTGCAAATGAAATGAGTCCTCCGTCAGTTTCCAAATGTCAGAACATCAAAGCAAAAGTCACTGCTGTCACAAGATGAGCGCTGCCTCGGAAAGGTTGGTTTGATCTCAGATGGGCCGGTCTGGCAGGCTCGGAGGGGTCCATTAGCATGGCACGGCTCATGCCACATGCCTTTCAGTGAGCTGACCAATTAGATGGAGGCAACATTCGTCATTTTGTTGGAGAGGTGAGTCGTTGTCCAGGTGTTTTGAACTGTGAAATATAAGTTAATTTAACCCAATTtggtgacatttatttttttccgcTATCACTCTCTTGACAGTAAAGTTGCCCTATTTTAATGTCCCACATATTCAAGTGTAACATTATGGATGACGCATAACACACACGTCAACAATCTGTACAGTTCTGTGTCACGTCACACAAGTGGAGATGAAAAACACTTGGCAAAGTACCAAATGCACATTAGCTTGATGCTAACAGCTAAGAGCTAATGTTTTTAGCATCTACATTCATCCAAATCGATAAATATGAACAGTAAGGCTTGGAAACAGAGGTTGGAAGTTTAAATGGAATATAATCTTTTACTTACAAACCGACAGGATCCTCACAGTGTTATGGGATAGATATCCCCATTATGTTTCGGCGAAAAAAGAAACTCTAACTACACTTGGGCAGACTCATTTTGTTTGACCTCAATACGATCGCAGTCTCGGGTTCAGACAAAGGAACTGCGGTCATTTCACGAAAGACTTCTTGAAATCATATTGCAATTGTCAAGGAAATGAAGCGAATCGTCGCAGCCGCGAGACTCTCATGGTCACCAAGATGTTTGCTGACGCCACAAGAATTCCCCCTCCATTTTGTTAGCTTTTGCATAAAAATGGCATTTTTAGAAGAGGTTGCAAGTCATTTGCCGCAGCTGATATATTGCTTGTAAATTGAGTCCTCGCCCACCCTGCCtcctctcaaacacacacacacacactttttgttGCATCGAGCTAAGTAGCCATGAAATTGCATGAATAATGTCGTTTAAATCCAATCTCACCGTGGCCCCTCACCTCCGTGCCCAGCCCCCAAACAATGACACATGGTGGGGTTTTTAGAAAATTGCCATTTTCCTGTTTGCCACCTCAATTCACAATGGCCAAGTGTTGGCTCATTGAGCGAGGAACATTGCTGTTCTCACTTGCCGCTTTTGCCGCTGAATTGAATTTTGGGATTGGAGTGGTTTCATATTGCAATGAGAGCGGAGCATTTACATGTGCATTTACATTTCAATCTTGGTAATGGAGGGCTGTACCTGCCGTTTGTCTGTTCTGTCGTGAGTTATTCTCCGCGTGTAAATGAAATGCACGTGAAGCTGGCCACATTTGCAGTCACACAAGATCAAGAAGAGGAAAAGACCCGGCAGTATTTACTCTTGTTGTCTCTTTCAATTTCATATTACGTCCCCTGCGTTGATTTGAATTCAGTGCAGCCCATTTGATGACAGCCTTCAGTAACCCCTCCGCTTCAGATGTGCCATTGCACTTTAGCAGCTTTTTATCTCACCCCCTTTTCTCTCACCATCCAAACTTAACCTAATTCAGCGCTAAAGAGACTCTGGATTAATTTCACAATGCTCTGATTTAACAGCGCCTAAGGTACTAGGCTTTGACAGAATGAGTTTTTTTAAAAGATCCATTTGTCTAGGGATGAACTTCAACTGGAGGGTGTGACTataagaaggaaggaaggcttaagcagaggaggggagggatgGAAATTGGATTTGGATCCCAGTCAAggttttttaaatcacaaaatgtCCAAGGTCGCCACAGTGGCCAATGTCATCGTGAGTGCGTCAGGATGTGAACCGGTCAGGAGGTTGAAGATGCATCTTTTGTTTCTCACCTTTTGCCCCATGACTcaacatcagtttttttttcagttctttgAGATGTCATGTGCCTAGAATGTGATTTGACACGTTCTTGTCTGTCTCCCTTCCAGGTGACCTGGTGGTACCAACACATTCCCCGCGTTACCCCACTGCAGCCGAACTTGATGCCTATGCTCAGAAGACTGCCAACAACCCTCTGTCTATCAAGATATTCCCCACTAACATCAGGGTTCCCCAGCACAAGCACCTTAATCGGACTGTGAACGGATACGACACCACAGGCCAGCGCTACGCCCCGTACCCTCACCTCCACACGGGAGGTTATCACGGCCTGCTCGCCATCTTCAAGGCCTGCTCTTCATCGTCACCATCATCGACCTCCACCTTCGTACCTTCAAAAGGGGTCCTCAAGAACTCTGAAGGCAGACGGACTAAGCTCTCTCCAGCCCACAAGGCTGTGGCGCCATACCCACCCCCATGTAATAGCACTTTAGCTAATGGCCATGGCCAAGCGGTATTCCACACCGGGCCTTCAAAGCCTCCCGAAGGGCCCGGCTTGTCGGTTCCTCCTAATGTCACTGTGGCCGGGTCGGTGATTCCAGTAACAGGAGGTCGTGGCTTGACCCTCCCCGCACAGTCCAACCTACCTTCAATCCAGAGCATCATTTACCAGATCAACCAGCATTGCCAGGCCCAGGCGCTGCAGCAGGTATGTCAAGGGTCTGCCGCTGTCCCATCAAATTCCAGCCCTTCCAAACAGACCACCACTGTCATGGGGGTCTCCTCGAGTTCCTCAGGTGGAGGATACGTGGTGGGAGTTGGTCCGCAGGCCAACATGGTATACGCTGCTCCCGGTCTGCCAGCTCAGAATGCCGAATCAATGAAGACCGGGGTGTACACAGACAGCATGGACTACATTCTTTGgcagaaacagcagcagcagcatcaacaaCAAGCCGTGCTCCGCATGTACAGCGGAGGGAGCGGAGGAGGTGGCGTGATCAGCAAGTCCCCAGAGACATGTATCCCAGGTGGAGGGATCATGGCTGCGCaggtctcctcctcttcctccagacCGTACCACTTGACGGCCAGCGCCAGCGGCAGTGGACTGGACAAAGTCAGCTCTTCCCCCTTGAACTGTGTGGGCATGCACGGGAATTTCTCCGTGGGGCAGTACTTCGCCCCGCCGTGGAACAGCGTGCTGGTGACGCCCGACAGTGACTGCTATAACCCCCAGGAGCTTATCGGCACATCCGCAGGGGGCCCGGCCACAGTGCACAGAGAGATGGGCTACCCTCACCCGCATCACCActatcaccaccaccaccaccctcaCCACCCTGCTATAGACAGCGGCGGGGGCTTCTGCTGCAGCCTCCCCAGCAAGAGCCTGTGCAACACGTCCGTGCTGAGCAGCAGCCTGCAGTCTCTGGAGTACCTAATCAACGACATCCACCCTCCCTGCATCAAGGAGCAGATGCTCGGCAAAGGCTACGAGACTGTGTCTGTACCGCGGCTGCTTGACCACCAGCATGCACACATCCGCCTCCCTGTTTACAGATAGAGGGctgaaaaacagcaggaagagaatcaagatttttttttttttttttttgaatcaaAGTTTAATAAAGACATGTATTCCAGGGGGTGCGGGACTGTTCAGAGTGGCACTGCTTTAACCAGTGAGTGAGCTCGGCCAGTTGTTGTGCTGTGTGACTGGCGGTATCGACCCGGGCTGTGTGGATCCAACATGTGCGAGGGGGTTGTGATTTCCAGTGGGAGTGAAAAGGGATTTCAAGATTCTCCAGATGTTCCATGTGTGGTTTGCCAATAGGAGTttcagattgatttatttttcgcttctcttattttttttgttgttgttgatgttgttttaATTGCTTGAACATTTTTGGACGAGAATCATAACTTGACAGGAAGAGTGAAACGCCACATGACCCCTCCTTACCGTTAAATATGAAGCTACTGTGTAGGTTGTCACTGAAGCGGCCTTTAAAGGCCAAAAGTTTAGGgctgcacacactcacatacacgcacacacacacaagcacacacacacacacacacacacacacacgcaaacacataGAACCAATGTACCAACACTTGACAACAACAACGGTGATACTTTAAGCAGTACTGTGGTGTTATGTACACGGAACATAAGAGTGAAGAGTAGTACATCATAGTAATTATTGCTGTTAAAGTTTGATACATAAATTGCACTGCTTAAATCTTCTTAACCTTGTGGTTTGGAATTGGGTAGTTTggttataatatattttaaaaaaacttgaaaaacttgaacctatttttgttgttttatatatttgtagGTATATTATATGCATTGGCTGCTACTGGGaagtgtctgaaatgttttgattttttttttggtcatttaattttgttttttgatttcAATATTCCTCTCTAAGCCAATGTGCAGTTTCTTATGTCCCTTTGTGAGACATGGACGCTGCTGGAGTTCTGTGAGAACCCGGTTCGGAGAGCTCTTTCTTTTCCTAACCAACACTGGAATTTACAATAAATCTTGAGatgcttatttaaaaaaatcttgtcaGTAAATACAAGAAACAGAAATGTTACAATGAAGAATGTGACTCGTAGGTTATCTCTGTAACCTTACATGTATGTTTATGTGTGTATGTGGCCGAGTGCATgtgtgcattttttatttttatttttttttttggttgataTTCTTCAAAATCCTCAGACTTTTTTCTGACACGCTGAGTCAGCATAAACACCATATCTGCAGTGTACAGGAGATGGTGCAAACATCTCTCTAATTCGAGATGGGCTCTGGAGTTCATAGTCACATCCTGACATCCCAGCGAGATG contains:
- the fam222aa gene encoding protein FAM222A, producing the protein MLACLQRRQNPPPQHPVCASKTLEPPQSLGRKCDLVVPTHSPRYPTAAELDAYAQKTANNPLSIKIFPTNIRVPQHKHLNRTVNGYDTTGQRYAPYPHLHTGGYHGLLAIFKACSSSSPSSTSTFVPSKGVLKNSEGRRTKLSPAHKAVAPYPPPCNSTLANGHGQAVFHTGPSKPPEGPGLSVPPNVTVAGSVIPVTGGRGLTLPAQSNLPSIQSIIYQINQHCQAQALQQVCQGSAAVPSNSSPSKQTTTVMGVSSSSSGGGYVVGVGPQANMVYAAPGLPAQNAESMKTGVYTDSMDYILWQKQQQQHQQQAVLRMYSGGSGGGGVISKSPETCIPGGGIMAAQVSSSSSRPYHLTASASGSGLDKVSSSPLNCVGMHGNFSVGQYFAPPWNSVLVTPDSDCYNPQELIGTSAGGPATVHREMGYPHPHHHYHHHHHPHHPAIDSGGGFCCSLPSKSLCNTSVLSSSLQSLEYLINDIHPPCIKEQMLGKGYETVSVPRLLDHQHAHIRLPVYR